Proteins from a genomic interval of Gopherus evgoodei ecotype Sinaloan lineage chromosome 7, rGopEvg1_v1.p, whole genome shotgun sequence:
- the IL17RB gene encoding LOW QUALITY PROTEIN: interleukin-17 receptor B (The sequence of the model RefSeq protein was modified relative to this genomic sequence to represent the inferred CDS: inserted 1 base in 1 codon), with amino-acid sequence MTLAVGVLLTLVLSSCGSWGQGWPSIKCGFETGPAHELRKWHSLTPADLHSLSAQLIETEVDTHFRSYLINISWSLSMDASIKELTATKICVMSKGIREHFECIRCNYTEKFQSQIMFGNRRWQFHYIGFPVEPEMFYSISAYNLPPANIYEDSPSKSIMLTSPGCKDNVMKYSKSCIEVGSLWNPNITACKIEAEVEVNFTTSSLGTKYTILLYECEKCDVPVERDLMTKINETRTSVRIPVSDQSNNISVQIIPYFAKCKHDCRRHKGTLTCVQNHSNGSITIDSTGRYVCFILVALFVTVCVIAAVVFFRNHDTKKIFFHRAELQQPVKVLVIYPKEVCFQHTVLAFAEFLQKHCQSDVIIDVWQKRRIAEQGPVQWLAVQKEIADKIIFLSSSYSITDCDAVCHESIGNHKDNSECMFTLAFNFFCSDMKNISSLRKYMVVSFNEINSKDTLPSALNSCPKYCLMKDTDIFCRDXSSDRQAHGTNRKLVCGWSPTTKCIQTEEYNILCSTISTRSQQQLNMIL; translated from the exons tCCATTAAGTGTGGCTTTGAAACTG GTCCTGCTCATGAGTTGAGAAAGTGGCACAGTCTAACACCGGCAGATCTTCATAGTCTCAGTGCCCAGTTAATTGAAACAGAAGTGGATACACACTTCAGGTCGTATCTTATAAATATCAGCTGGAGCCTCAGCATGGATG CCAGCATAAAAGAACTGACAGCCACAAAGATCTGTGTGATGAGTAAAGGAATCAGAGAACATTTTGAGTGTATTCGGTGCAATTACACAGAGAAGTTTCAAAGTCAAATCATGTTTGGGAATAGAAGA tggCAGTTCCACTACATTGGATTCCCTGTAGAACCAGAAATGTTCTATTCTATCAGTGCTTACAACCTTCCCCCAGCAAATATATATGAGGATTCTCCATCAAAATCCATCATGTTAACTTCACCAG GTTGTAAAGATAATGTAATGAAATACAGCAAAAGTTGCATAGAAGTGG gaagtctgtggaatcCAAATATAACTGCATGTAAAATAGAAGCAGAAGTGGAAGTGAATTTTACCACAAGTAGCCTTGGGACCAAATATACCATACTTCTCTATGAGTGTGAGAAATGTGATGTACCTGTTGAACGGGATTTGATGACAAAG ATCAATGAAACTAGAACTTCTGTTAGAATACCAGTGAGTGATCAAAGCAACAATATTTCTGTACAG ATCATTCCGTATTTTGCCAAGTGCAAACATGATTGTCGAAGGCACAAAGGAACCCTAACATGTGTTCAAAACCACAGTAATG GGAGCATCACAATTGATTCAACTGGAAGATATGTGTGTTTCATCCTTGTTGCTTTATTTGTAACTGTGTGTGTGATTGCTGCTGTAGTATTTTTCAGGAACCATG ataCAAAGAAAATATTCTTCCATCGTGCAGAGCTACAACAACCGGTTAAAGTACTGGTTATCTATCCAAAAGAAGTGTGTTTTCAGCATACAGTCCTGGCTTTTGCTGAATTTCTGCAAAAGCACTGTCAAAGTGATGTCATTATCGATGTGTGGCAGAAAAGGAGAATTGCTGAACAAGGCCCAGTACAATGGCTTGCTGTTCAGAAAGAAATTGCAGATAAGATAATTTTTCTCAGCTCAAGCTATAGCATTACTGATTGTGATGCTGTTTGCCATGAAAGCATAGGAAACCACAAAGATAACTCTGAGTGTATGTTCACTCTTGCATTTAACTTCTTCTGCAGTGATATGAAAAATATATCTTCTCTGCGCAAATACATGGTGGtttcttttaatgaaataaattcaAAAGACACTCTCCCAAGTGCTCTCAACAGCTGTCCAAAATATTGTCTTATGAAGGACACTGACATCTTTTGTAGAG CTAGTTCAGATAGGCAGGCCCATGGCACAAATAGAAAATTAGTATGTGGTTGGAGCCCTACCACCAAATGTATACAAACTGAGGAATACAATATATTATGTTCTACAATATCGACACGGTCTCAGCAGCAGTTGAATATGATTTTGTAA